Proteins from one Pseudomonas sp. KBS0710 genomic window:
- a CDS encoding BON domain-containing protein, translating to MKKFALATATALTLAMGANVAFAQTSQAPMTLAAGEMTKAKESTSDTWITTKVKADLLTEKGIPGSDIKVETNKGVVSLSSTVAISDSQKATAVAITKKIKGVKAVSADGLMAGGVAKADNVDKAKTSTSDTWITTKVKSDLVTEKGIPGTDIKVETNHGVVSLSSTAAVTQAQKDTAVAITKKIKGVKSVSADGLTVQ from the coding sequence ATGAAGAAGTTCGCTCTCGCTACTGCTACCGCTCTGACTCTGGCCATGGGTGCTAACGTAGCCTTTGCTCAGACTTCCCAAGCCCCAATGACCCTGGCGGCCGGTGAAATGACCAAGGCTAAAGAGTCCACTTCGGACACTTGGATCACCACCAAAGTAAAAGCTGATCTGCTGACCGAGAAAGGCATTCCTGGTTCGGACATCAAGGTAGAAACCAACAAAGGCGTGGTTTCCCTGTCCTCCACAGTCGCTATTTCTGACTCGCAGAAAGCCACTGCTGTAGCAATTACCAAGAAAATCAAAGGTGTTAAAGCTGTTTCCGCTGATGGCCTGATGGCTGGCGGCGTAGCTAAAGCCGACAACGTCGACAAAGCCAAGACCAGCACTTCGGACACCTGGATCACCACTAAAGTGAAATCCGATCTGGTTACCGAGAAAGGCATTCCTGGTACCGACATTAAAGTCGAAACCAACCACGGTGTAGTGTCGCTGTCGTCGACTGCTGCTGTGACCCAGGCGCAGAAAGACACCGCAGTTGCGATCACCAAGAAAATCAAAGGCGTTAAATCTGTATCGGCTGATGGTCTGACCGTTCAGTAA
- the rpsO gene encoding 30S ribosomal protein S15, with amino-acid sequence MALDVQEKAQIVADYQQAVGDTGSPEVQVALLTHNINKLQGHFKANGKDHHSRRGLIRMVNQRRKLLDYLKGKDLGRYQALIGRLGLRR; translated from the coding sequence ATGGCTCTCGACGTTCAAGAAAAAGCACAAATCGTTGCTGACTATCAGCAAGCTGTTGGTGACACTGGTTCGCCAGAAGTGCAAGTTGCACTGCTGACCCACAACATCAACAAGCTGCAAGGTCACTTCAAGGCCAACGGTAAAGATCACCACTCCCGTCGTGGTCTGATCCGCATGGTAAACCAGCGCCGTAAGCTGCTGGACTACCTGAAAGGCAAGGATCTGGGTCGTTATCAGGCTCTGATCGGTCGCCTGGGTCTGCGTCGCTAA
- the infB gene encoding translation initiation factor IF-2, with amino-acid sequence MTQVTVKQLADEVKTPVERLLQQMREAGLPHTAADEGVSDSEKQSLLTHLKSSHKAKVEEPRKITLQRKTTSTLRVAGSKSISVEVRKKKVFVQRSPEEIEAERKRELEERRAVENAARQKAEEEAKRRAEEEARRQPAAAQPAGTEAVATPSAPVEAVREAAPVAAAPAPAADRKRDEPRRPDKPRADDNNRRSGGGDGERKNAPHRASVKEKAPAPRVAPRTTDEESDSFRRGGRGKAKLKKRNAHGFQSPTGPVVRDVQIGETISVGDLANQMSVKAAEIIKFMFKLGTPATINQVLDQETAQLVAEELGHKVTLVSDTALEDSLAESLKFEGETFSRAPVVTVMGHVDHGKTSLLDYIRRAKVAAGEAGGITQHIGAYHVETERGMVTFLDTPGHAAFTAMRARGAKATDIVILVVAADDGVMPQTIEAVQHAKAAGVPLVVAVNKIDKPGADLDRIRSELSVHGVTSEEWGGDTPFVSVSAKVGTGVDELLEAVLLQAEVLELKATPSAPGRGVVVESRLDKGRGPVATVLVQDGTLRQGDMVLVGSNYGRVRAMLDENGKPIKEAGPSIPVEILGLDGTPDAGDEMSVLSDEKKAREVALFRQGKFREVKLARAHAGKLENIFENMGQAEKKTLNIVLKSDVRGSLEALNGALNGLGNDEVQVRVVGGGVGGITESDANLALASNAVLFGFNVRADAGARKIVEQEGLDMRYYNVIYDIIEDVKKALTGMLGSDVRENILGVAEVRDVFRSPKFGAIAGCMVIEGTVFRNRPIRVLREDIVIFEGELESLRRFKDDASEVRAGMECGIGVKSYNDVKAGDKIEVYEKVQVARSL; translated from the coding sequence ATGACGCAAGTCACGGTGAAACAACTGGCCGATGAGGTCAAAACACCGGTAGAGCGCCTGTTGCAGCAGATGCGTGAGGCAGGTCTGCCGCACACCGCCGCCGATGAAGGTGTGAGCGATAGTGAGAAGCAGTCTTTGCTGACTCACTTGAAGAGCAGCCACAAGGCGAAAGTGGAAGAACCGCGCAAGATTACATTGCAGCGCAAAACCACCAGCACCCTGCGTGTTGCTGGTAGCAAGAGCATCAGCGTTGAAGTACGCAAGAAGAAAGTCTTCGTACAGCGCAGCCCGGAAGAAATCGAAGCCGAGCGCAAACGCGAGCTGGAAGAACGTCGCGCAGTAGAAAATGCTGCTCGTCAGAAGGCTGAAGAAGAAGCCAAGCGTCGCGCCGAAGAAGAAGCGCGTCGCCAGCCTGCTGCTGCGCAACCTGCTGGTACTGAAGCGGTCGCCACGCCTAGCGCTCCTGTAGAAGCTGTGCGTGAGGCCGCTCCGGTTGCCGCCGCACCGGCTCCAGCAGCTGATCGCAAGCGCGACGAACCTCGTCGTCCGGACAAACCACGTGCCGACGACAACAATCGTCGCAGTGGCGGTGGTGATGGCGAGCGTAAAAACGCTCCGCATCGCGCTTCGGTCAAAGAGAAGGCGCCTGCTCCACGCGTTGCCCCACGTACTACCGACGAAGAAAGCGATAGCTTCCGTCGTGGTGGTCGCGGCAAGGCCAAGCTGAAAAAGCGCAACGCCCACGGTTTCCAGAGCCCAACCGGCCCTGTCGTGCGTGATGTGCAGATCGGCGAGACCATTTCTGTTGGCGATCTCGCCAATCAGATGTCGGTCAAGGCAGCTGAAATCATCAAGTTCATGTTCAAACTGGGTACTCCAGCGACCATCAACCAGGTGCTTGATCAGGAAACTGCTCAACTGGTAGCCGAAGAACTGGGCCACAAAGTGACCCTGGTCAGCGACACCGCCCTGGAAGATTCCCTGGCCGAGTCCCTGAAGTTTGAAGGTGAGACGTTCTCCCGTGCGCCAGTTGTGACCGTAATGGGTCACGTTGACCATGGTAAGACCTCGCTGCTCGACTACATCCGTCGTGCCAAGGTAGCTGCTGGCGAAGCCGGCGGTATCACTCAGCACATCGGTGCATACCACGTTGAAACCGAGCGCGGTATGGTCACCTTCCTGGACACCCCTGGCCACGCTGCGTTTACCGCAATGCGTGCTCGTGGTGCCAAGGCGACTGACATCGTGATCCTGGTAGTTGCAGCGGACGACGGCGTGATGCCGCAGACCATTGAAGCTGTTCAGCACGCCAAGGCCGCTGGTGTTCCACTGGTAGTTGCAGTGAACAAAATCGACAAGCCGGGCGCCGATCTCGATCGCATCCGTAGCGAACTGTCGGTGCACGGCGTGACTTCCGAAGAGTGGGGCGGTGATACGCCATTCGTCTCGGTGTCGGCGAAAGTCGGTACTGGCGTAGACGAACTGCTCGAAGCTGTTCTGCTGCAAGCCGAAGTCCTGGAACTCAAAGCAACTCCATCGGCCCCGGGTCGCGGTGTTGTGGTTGAATCGCGTCTCGACAAGGGTCGTGGCCCGGTTGCAACCGTTCTGGTTCAAGACGGTACCCTGCGCCAAGGCGACATGGTCCTGGTCGGTTCGAACTATGGCCGTGTACGTGCCATGCTCGACGAGAACGGCAAGCCAATCAAGGAAGCCGGTCCTTCCATCCCAGTCGAAATTCTCGGCCTGGACGGTACACCGGACGCTGGCGACGAGATGAGCGTGCTGTCTGACGAGAAGAAAGCCCGTGAAGTGGCTCTGTTCCGTCAAGGCAAGTTCCGCGAAGTCAAGCTGGCCCGTGCTCACGCCGGCAAGCTGGAAAACATCTTCGAGAACATGGGCCAGGCAGAGAAGAAGACGCTTAACATCGTCCTCAAATCTGACGTTCGTGGTTCCCTCGAGGCGTTGAACGGCGCCTTGAACGGCCTGGGTAACGACGAAGTGCAAGTGCGCGTTGTCGGTGGCGGTGTCGGTGGTATCACCGAATCCGACGCCAACCTGGCACTGGCTTCCAACGCTGTACTGTTCGGCTTCAACGTGCGTGCCGATGCTGGCGCTCGCAAGATCGTCGAGCAGGAAGGCCTGGACATGCGTTACTACAACGTCATCTACGACATCATCGAAGACGTCAAGAAAGCCCTTACCGGCATGCTTGGCAGCGATGTCCGGGAGAATATCCTGGGTGTTGCCGAGGTGCGTGACGTGTTCCGCTCGCCGAAATTCGGTGCGATCGCCGGTTGCATGGTTATCGAAGGTACTGTGTTCCGTAACCGTCCGATCCGTGTACTGCGTGAAGACATCGTTATCTTCGAAGGCGAGCTGGAATCCCTGCGCCGCTTCAAGGATGACGCTTCCGAAGTACGTGCCGGCATGGAATGCGGTATCGGCGTCAAGAGCTACAACGACGTCAAGGCTGGCGACAAGATCGAAGTCTACGAGAAGGTCCAGGTTGCTCGCAGCCTCTAA
- the pnp gene encoding polyribonucleotide nucleotidyltransferase, whose translation MNPVIKKFQFGQSTVTLETGRIARQASGAVLVTVDDDVTVLVTVVGAKTADPSKGFFPLSVHYQEKTYAAGKIPGGFFKREGRPSEKETLTSRLIDRPIRPLFPEGFMNEVQVVCTVVSTSKKTDPDIAAMIGTSAALAISGIPFDGPIGAARVAFHESTGYLLNPTYEQQKASSLDMVVAGTSEAVLMVESEAKELTEDQMLGAVLFAHDEFQSVIKAVKELAAEAAKPTWAWAPQAEATELLGAIRSEFGAAISDAYTITVKADRYARLGELKDQVVAKLSGEEGQPSSSEVKAAFGEIEYRTVRENIVNGKPRIDGRDTRTVRPLNIEVGVLPKTHGSALFTRGETQALVVATLGTARDAQLLDTLEGEKKDPFMLHYNFPPFSVGECGRMGGAGRREIGHGRLARRSISAMLPAADVFPYTIRVVSEITESNGSSSMASVCGASLALMDAGVPMKAPVAGIAMGLVKEGEKFAILTDILGDEDHLGDMDFKVAGTAKGVTALQMDIKIKGITEEIMEIALGQALEARLNILGQMNQIIGQSRTELSENAPTMIAMKIDTDKIRDVIGKGGATIRAICEETKASIDIEDDGSIKIFGETKEAAEAARQRVLGITAEAEIGKIYVGKVERIVDFGAFVNILPGKDGLVHISMLSDARVEKVTDILKEGQEVEVLVLDVDNRGRIKLSIKDVAAAKASGV comes from the coding sequence GTGAACCCGGTTATCAAAAAATTCCAGTTCGGTCAGTCGACCGTTACCCTCGAGACAGGCCGTATCGCCCGTCAAGCCTCCGGCGCAGTGCTGGTTACCGTTGACGACGACGTTACCGTGTTGGTAACCGTTGTTGGCGCCAAGACCGCTGACCCGAGCAAAGGCTTCTTCCCACTTTCCGTTCACTACCAGGAAAAGACTTACGCTGCCGGTAAGATCCCTGGCGGTTTCTTCAAGCGTGAAGGCCGTCCTTCCGAGAAAGAAACCCTGACTTCCCGACTGATCGACCGTCCGATCCGTCCGCTGTTCCCAGAAGGCTTCATGAACGAAGTGCAGGTTGTCTGCACCGTCGTTTCCACCAGCAAGAAGACCGATCCGGACATCGCTGCGATGATCGGTACCTCGGCTGCCCTGGCTATCTCCGGCATTCCTTTCGATGGCCCGATCGGCGCTGCGCGCGTTGCTTTCCACGAAAGCACCGGCTACCTGCTGAACCCGACTTACGAGCAACAGAAAGCGTCGAGCCTGGACATGGTCGTTGCCGGTACTTCTGAAGCCGTATTGATGGTTGAATCGGAAGCCAAAGAGCTGACCGAAGACCAGATGCTGGGCGCCGTACTGTTTGCTCACGACGAGTTCCAGTCCGTGATCAAGGCCGTTAAAGAACTGGCTGCCGAAGCTGCCAAGCCAACATGGGCCTGGGCTCCACAAGCTGAGGCAACTGAACTGCTGGGCGCTATCCGCTCCGAGTTCGGTGCTGCCATCTCCGATGCCTACACCATCACCGTCAAGGCAGACCGTTACGCGCGCCTGGGCGAGCTGAAGGATCAGGTTGTAGCCAAGCTGTCCGGTGAAGAAGGCCAGCCTTCTTCCAGCGAAGTCAAAGCGGCCTTCGGCGAAATCGAATACCGCACCGTTCGCGAAAACATCGTTAACGGCAAGCCACGTATCGACGGTCGCGACACTCGCACCGTACGTCCGCTGAACATCGAAGTCGGCGTTCTGCCGAAGACTCACGGTTCGGCGCTGTTCACCCGTGGCGAAACCCAGGCTCTGGTCGTTGCAACACTGGGTACTGCCCGTGACGCACAACTGCTGGACACCCTGGAAGGCGAGAAAAAAGACCCGTTCATGCTGCACTACAACTTCCCTCCGTTCTCGGTGGGCGAGTGTGGTCGCATGGGTGGCGCTGGTCGTCGCGAAATCGGTCACGGCCGCCTGGCTCGTCGTTCGATCTCCGCAATGCTGCCTGCTGCCGACGTGTTCCCGTACACCATCCGTGTTGTGTCGGAAATCACCGAGTCCAACGGTTCCAGCTCCATGGCTTCCGTGTGCGGTGCTTCCCTGGCGCTGATGGACGCTGGTGTACCGATGAAGGCACCGGTTGCCGGTATCGCCATGGGCCTGGTTAAAGAAGGCGAGAAGTTCGCCATCCTGACCGACATCCTGGGCGACGAAGACCACCTGGGCGACATGGACTTCAAGGTAGCCGGTACCGCTAAAGGTGTTACCGCGCTGCAGATGGACATCAAGATCAAGGGCATCACCGAAGAAATCATGGAAATCGCTCTGGGCCAAGCCCTGGAAGCGCGCCTGAACATCCTCGGTCAGATGAACCAGATCATTGGTCAGTCCCGCACCGAGCTGTCGGAAAATGCTCCGACCATGATCGCGATGAAAATCGACACCGACAAAATCCGTGATGTTATCGGTAAAGGCGGCGCGACCATCCGTGCGATCTGTGAAGAGACCAAGGCTTCGATCGACATCGAAGACGACGGCTCGATCAAGATCTTCGGCGAAACCAAGGAAGCGGCTGAAGCTGCACGTCAGCGCGTTCTGGGCATCACCGCTGAAGCCGAGATCGGCAAGATCTACGTAGGTAAGGTTGAGCGCATCGTCGACTTCGGCGCATTCGTCAACATCCTGCCGGGCAAAGACGGTCTGGTGCATATCTCCATGCTGAGCGACGCTCGCGTTGAGAAAGTCACCGACATTCTCAAAGAAGGCCAGGAAGTGGAAGTGCTGGTACTGGACGTGGACAACCGCGGCCGTATCAAGCTGTCCATCAAGGACGTGGCAGCAGCCAAGGCTTCGGGCGTTTAA
- a CDS encoding class I SAM-dependent rRNA methyltransferase produces MTPLNQALRAALNHRQDLINELHAQGTDCYRLFHGSQEGAGGLTIDRYGPQLLVQTFHQSLQTEELLELYQQVNQFMGLELQLVYNDRSRGNSRIDREDTVYRAEPAALEDQVGHEWGLNYRVRGRHAGQDPLLFLDLRNTRGWVKDHSAGKSVLNLFAYTCGVGLSAAAGGAREVCNLDFAEGNLAVGRENGLLNPQLTTMGFVQSDYFPAIRQLAGLPITQRRGQKLPSYPRLEQRQFDLVLLDPPAWAKSAFGTVDLLRDYQSLLKPALLATADNGVLICCNNLAKVSMDDWREQVLRCAEKAGRPVREWQIMTPGADFPSQDQQPPLKTLILQL; encoded by the coding sequence ATGACTCCCTTGAATCAGGCGCTGCGCGCCGCTCTCAACCATCGCCAAGACCTGATCAACGAGCTGCACGCCCAAGGCACCGACTGCTACCGGTTGTTCCATGGCAGCCAGGAAGGCGCAGGCGGCTTGACCATTGACCGTTACGGCCCGCAACTACTGGTGCAAACCTTCCACCAGTCGCTCCAAACCGAAGAGCTGCTGGAACTGTATCAACAGGTCAACCAGTTCATGGGCCTGGAACTGCAGCTGGTGTACAACGACCGCTCCCGTGGCAACTCGCGCATCGACCGTGAAGACACGGTGTACCGTGCTGAGCCTGCGGCATTGGAAGATCAGGTCGGCCACGAATGGGGCCTCAACTACCGTGTACGCGGGCGCCATGCCGGGCAAGACCCACTGCTGTTCCTGGACCTGCGCAACACCCGTGGCTGGGTCAAGGACCACAGCGCCGGCAAAAGCGTGCTGAACCTCTTCGCCTACACCTGTGGCGTAGGCTTGAGCGCCGCAGCCGGGGGCGCGCGTGAGGTGTGCAACCTGGACTTCGCCGAAGGCAACCTGGCGGTCGGGCGCGAAAACGGTCTGCTCAACCCGCAATTGACGACCATGGGCTTCGTGCAGTCCGACTACTTCCCGGCGATTCGCCAACTGGCCGGCTTGCCGATCACCCAACGGCGCGGGCAGAAGCTGCCCAGCTATCCACGCCTGGAACAGCGCCAGTTCGACCTGGTGCTGCTCGATCCACCCGCGTGGGCCAAGAGCGCTTTCGGCACCGTCGACCTGCTGCGCGACTATCAGAGCCTGCTCAAGCCCGCACTGCTGGCCACCGCCGACAATGGTGTGTTGATCTGCTGCAACAACCTGGCAAAAGTCAGCATGGATGACTGGCGTGAACAGGTACTGCGATGCGCCGAAAAAGCCGGCCGCCCGGTACGCGAGTGGCAAATCATGACGCCGGGTGCGGACTTCCCTTCGCAAGATCAACAGCCACCGTTGAAAACCCTGATCCTGCAGTTGTAG
- a CDS encoding DUF748 domain-containing protein, which translates to MPKGLIRAAGALLTALALYSLLGFLILPGIALRIANQQLANYATVPARIERIELNPFSLELTLWGLKLGEPGKEQVGFERLYANLQIDSLWTRALHLADVQLDQPKTEVLFDKTGQLNLAQLFKLPPSEPTPADPNAKPFPLRIDSIKLAGGYVYFRDLRPSEPIEFLYDKLDFELKNLSTLPEDNADMTLVAAGPEGGQIDWKGNFSLVPITSEGTLKVTDGKMKAWWPYVRDALPLVLEDGVLNFSTEYKFSLAKETELNLTNTAASIAPFAIKAPDGRPLVRLERLDVSETTVDLAKQQVVVGKIRSNKLETWAAREADGQLDWQKLFASQPSKPAKELKPASAPATADTPNAAPAAPSKPWQVLLKDVQLRNYQVHLADRAAKPAVALELGPLNVDMQNFDSLNKSPFTLKVDSGLGKQGKISATGEVNLNPVSAKLKVNTQDIDLRVAQSYISPFIRLELRSGMLGSNLDVNLKSTEPLALQVTGRAQVDQLHTLDTLKTRDFLKWQRLVLEGVNYQHGDSLSIDKVNLLQPYARFMINDDRTTNIDDLLIPQPADSGAKSAAKPAASKDKPLGIHIGQIAINDGSANFADFSLTPNFATAIQQLNGQIGTIDSRQAKPASVDIKGKVDRYAPVTIKGSVNPFDPMAALDIATSFKRVELTTLTPYSGKFAGFRIRKGRLNLDLHYVITKGQLKAENKVVVEQLQLGEKVDSADAVDLPIRLAIALLKDTDGKISIELPVTGDLNNPQFSVMPIVWQTLRNLVVRAATAPFKFIGGLVSGGGSEDLGNVSFAAGSSELNKEAEGALNTLAKALKERPTLRLEIEGTAAASSDGPFIAADRLEREYQYNYYKILQRRGDKVPAQASLLVVPEKEKAPLLEGIYRTRLKQQPPAEWKDLSSDDRTAKLRDGLIKFWGASDVLLRQLGQDRASTIKDYLVDKGQLEDDRVYFIDASLGQAEKDGRVVTPMHLDAE; encoded by the coding sequence ATGCCCAAAGGATTGATCCGCGCCGCTGGCGCCTTGTTGACCGCCCTGGCTCTGTACAGCTTGCTGGGTTTTCTGATTCTGCCGGGCATTGCCCTTCGCATTGCCAACCAACAACTGGCCAATTACGCCACGGTGCCGGCCCGCATTGAGCGCATCGAGCTCAACCCGTTCAGCCTGGAGCTGACGCTGTGGGGTCTGAAGCTCGGCGAACCGGGCAAGGAACAAGTCGGTTTCGAGCGCCTGTACGCCAACTTGCAGATCGACAGTCTCTGGACGCGCGCGCTGCACCTGGCCGACGTACAACTGGACCAGCCGAAGACCGAAGTGCTGTTCGACAAAACCGGCCAGTTGAACCTGGCGCAGCTTTTCAAGCTGCCGCCAAGTGAGCCGACCCCGGCCGACCCGAATGCCAAGCCGTTCCCGCTGCGTATCGACAGCATCAAGCTGGCCGGCGGCTACGTGTACTTTCGCGACCTGCGCCCCAGCGAGCCGATTGAATTCCTCTACGACAAACTCGACTTCGAGCTGAAAAACCTCAGCACCTTGCCCGAAGACAACGCCGACATGACCCTGGTGGCAGCCGGCCCTGAAGGCGGGCAGATCGACTGGAAAGGCAATTTCAGCTTGGTGCCGATCACGTCCGAAGGCACCCTGAAAGTCACCGATGGCAAGATGAAAGCCTGGTGGCCGTATGTACGAGACGCCCTGCCGCTGGTGCTTGAAGACGGCGTGCTGAACTTCAGCACCGAGTATAAATTCAGCCTGGCCAAAGAAACCGAACTGAACCTGACCAACACCGCCGCGAGCATCGCGCCCTTTGCGATCAAAGCGCCGGACGGCCGGCCACTGGTGCGCCTGGAACGCCTGGACGTCAGCGAAACCACGGTGGATCTGGCCAAACAGCAAGTGGTGGTCGGCAAGATCCGCAGCAACAAGCTGGAGACCTGGGCCGCCCGCGAAGCCGATGGGCAACTGGATTGGCAGAAACTGTTCGCCAGCCAACCGAGCAAACCGGCCAAGGAACTCAAGCCTGCCAGCGCGCCTGCAACCGCCGATACGCCAAACGCCGCACCGGCCGCACCGAGCAAACCCTGGCAAGTGCTGCTCAAGGACGTGCAACTGCGTAACTATCAAGTGCACCTGGCGGACCGTGCTGCCAAACCGGCAGTTGCATTGGAGTTAGGCCCGCTGAATGTCGACATGCAGAACTTCGACAGCCTCAACAAGAGCCCCTTTACCCTGAAGGTCGACTCCGGCCTGGGCAAGCAAGGCAAAATCAGCGCAACCGGCGAGGTCAACCTCAACCCGGTCAGCGCCAAGTTGAAAGTGAACACCCAGGACATTGACCTGCGGGTCGCGCAATCCTATATCAGCCCGTTTATCCGCCTCGAACTGCGCAGCGGCATGTTGGGCAGCAACCTGGACGTGAACCTTAAAAGCACCGAGCCCTTGGCGCTGCAGGTTACCGGTCGCGCTCAGGTCGACCAGTTGCACACCCTGGACACCCTCAAGACCCGCGACTTTCTCAAGTGGCAGCGTCTGGTACTCGAAGGCGTGAACTACCAGCACGGCGACAGCCTGTCGATCGACAAGGTCAACCTGCTGCAGCCATATGCGCGCTTTATGATCAACGATGACCGCACCACCAATATCGATGACTTGCTGATCCCGCAACCAGCCGACAGTGGCGCCAAGTCGGCGGCCAAGCCGGCGGCGAGCAAAGACAAGCCATTGGGTATTCATATTGGGCAGATTGCGATCAACGACGGCTCGGCCAACTTCGCCGACTTCAGCCTTACGCCCAACTTCGCCACGGCTATCCAGCAACTCAACGGGCAGATTGGCACTATCGACAGTCGCCAGGCCAAGCCGGCCAGCGTCGACATCAAGGGTAAGGTGGATCGCTACGCGCCGGTGACGATCAAGGGCAGCGTCAACCCGTTTGACCCGATGGCAGCGCTGGACATCGCCACCAGCTTCAAGCGCGTCGAACTGACCACCTTGACCCCATATTCCGGCAAGTTCGCGGGTTTCCGCATTCGCAAGGGCCGGCTCAACCTCGATTTGCACTACGTGATCACCAAAGGCCAACTGAAGGCTGAAAACAAAGTGGTGGTTGAGCAATTGCAACTGGGTGAGAAGGTCGACAGTGCCGATGCAGTCGATTTACCGATTCGCTTGGCCATTGCGCTGCTCAAGGATACTGACGGCAAGATCTCCATCGAACTGCCAGTAACCGGCGACTTGAATAACCCACAGTTCAGCGTCATGCCGATTGTGTGGCAGACCCTGCGCAATCTGGTGGTGCGCGCAGCCACGGCGCCGTTCAAGTTTATCGGCGGGCTGGTCAGCGGTGGCGGCTCGGAAGACCTGGGTAACGTGTCGTTTGCCGCAGGCTCCAGCGAACTGAACAAAGAGGCCGAGGGTGCCCTGAACACCTTGGCCAAGGCACTGAAAGAGCGCCCTACCCTGCGCCTTGAGATTGAAGGCACGGCAGCCGCCAGCAGCGATGGCCCGTTCATCGCCGCAGATCGCCTGGAGCGTGAATACCAGTACAACTACTACAAAATCCTCCAGCGTCGCGGCGACAAAGTGCCCGCCCAGGCTTCCTTGCTGGTTGTGCCGGAGAAGGAAAAAGCGCCCTTGCTCGAAGGCATCTACCGCACCCGTCTCAAGCAACAACCGCCGGCTGAATGGAAAGACCTGAGCAGCGATGATCGCACCGCGAAGCTGCGTGATGGCTTGATCAAGTTCTGGGGCGCCAGTGACGTCTTGCTGCGTCAATTGGGGCAGGACCGTGCCAGCACTATCAAGGACTATCTGGTGGACAAAGGCCAGCTGGAAGATGACCGGGTGTACTTCATTGACGCCAGCCTTGGGCAGGCAGAGAAAGATGGTCGAGTCGTTACACCGATGCATCTGGATGCTGAGTAA
- the truB gene encoding tRNA pseudouridine(55) synthase TruB, with the protein MAQVKRIRRNVSGIILLDKPIGFTSNAALQKVRWLLNAEKAGHTGSLDPLATGVLPLCFGEATKFSQYLLDSDKGYETLMQLGKTTTTADAEGDVLQVRDVTVGRADIEAVLPAFRGQISQIPPMYSALKRDGQPLYKLARAGEVVEREPRSVTIARLELLASEGDTARLSVDCSKGTYIRTLVEDIGEQLGCGAYAAELRRTQAGPFTLAQTVTLEELEAVHAEGGNEAVDRFLMPSDSGLLDWPLLHFSEHSAFYWLNGQPVRAPDAPKFGMVRVQDHNGRFIGIGEVSEDGRIAPRRLIRSE; encoded by the coding sequence GTGGCTCAGGTCAAACGTATCCGTCGCAACGTCAGCGGCATCATTCTGCTCGACAAGCCCATTGGCTTTACCTCCAATGCCGCGCTGCAGAAGGTTCGCTGGCTGCTCAATGCCGAGAAGGCCGGGCACACCGGCAGCCTCGATCCATTGGCCACCGGCGTGCTGCCGTTGTGCTTTGGCGAGGCCACCAAGTTCTCGCAATACCTGCTCGATTCCGACAAGGGTTACGAAACCCTCATGCAACTGGGCAAGACCACCACCACGGCGGATGCCGAAGGTGATGTGCTACAGGTTCGCGACGTGACCGTTGGTCGTGCTGATATCGAGGCCGTTTTACCCGCTTTTCGTGGGCAAATCAGTCAGATACCGCCGATGTACTCGGCGCTCAAGCGTGATGGCCAGCCTCTTTACAAGCTGGCACGTGCGGGCGAAGTAGTGGAGCGCGAACCGCGTTCTGTTACTATTGCGCGGCTTGAATTGCTCGCCAGTGAAGGCGACACCGCACGATTGTCGGTGGACTGCAGCAAAGGCACCTATATTCGTACCCTGGTGGAAGATATCGGTGAGCAACTGGGCTGTGGTGCATACGCAGCAGAGCTGCGACGTACTCAGGCCGGACCTTTCACCCTGGCCCAGACGGTCACGCTGGAAGAGTTGGAAGCGGTACACGCCGAAGGCGGCAATGAAGCAGTTGATCGCTTCCTGATGCCATCGGACAGTGGTTTGCTGGATTGGCCATTGCTGCACTTCTCGGAGCACAGCGCGTTCTACTGGCTCAACGGCCAACCGGTACGTGCCCCGGACGCTCCAAAGTTCGGTATGGTGCGGGTACAGGATCATAACGGTCGCTTTATCGGTATCGGTGAAGTGAGCGAAGACGGGCGCATCGCGCCGCGTCGACTGATTCGGTCAGAATGA
- the rbfA gene encoding 30S ribosome-binding factor RbfA codes for MAKEYSRTQRIGDQMQRELAQLIRREVKDPRVGLVTITAVEVSRDVGHAKIFITVMGQDNSEEIAQSIKVLNSAAGFLRMQLAREMKLRSVPQLHFHYDESVVRGAHLSALIERAVAEDSQHPSTPEDAKE; via the coding sequence ATGGCAAAAGAATACAGCCGTACCCAACGTATCGGCGATCAGATGCAGCGTGAGCTGGCCCAACTGATCCGTCGCGAAGTCAAAGACCCGCGCGTTGGCCTGGTCACCATCACCGCCGTTGAAGTGAGCCGTGACGTGGGTCACGCCAAGATCTTCATCACCGTGATGGGGCAGGACAACAGCGAAGAAATCGCGCAAAGCATCAAGGTGCTCAACTCGGCTGCAGGCTTCCTGCGCATGCAGTTGGCCCGTGAAATGAAGCTGCGCAGTGTTCCCCAGTTGCACTTCCACTACGACGAAAGCGTCGTGCGTGGTGCGCACCTGTCGGCATTGATCGAGCGCGCCGTGGCTGAAGACAGCCAGCACCCGTCCACACCTGAAGACGCCAAGGAGTAA